The region CGCGCAGCTCACCGCCCGCCTCTACGACGTCGACTCCGGCTCGGTGTCCCTCGGCGGCGTCGACGTCCGGGAGCTGCGCGCCGAGGCCATCCGCGGCGCCGTCGGGTTCGTGACGCAGGACGGGCACCTGTTCCACGACACGATCCGGGCGAACCTGCTGCTCGCCCGGCCCGGCGCGACCGACGACGAGCTGTGGGACGCCCTGCGCCGCGCCCGGCTCGGCACGTTGGTCGGCGGCCTGCCGGACGGTCTCGAGACCGTCGTCGGCGAGCGCGGCTACCGCCTCTCCGGCGGGGAGCGCCAGCGGCTCACGATCGCGCGGCTGCTGCTCGCCCGGCCCCGGGTCGTCGTGCTCGACGAGGCCACGGCCAGCCTGGACTCGACCTCCGAGGCCGCCGTGCAGGCCGCGCTGGGTGAGGCGCTGGAGGGGCGCACCGCGCTCGTCATCGCGCACCGGCTCTCCACGATCCGGAACGCGGACGAGATCCTCGTCCTGGAGGCGGGAACGATCGTCGAACGCGGCAGCCACGAGACCCTGCTCGCCCGTGACGGCCGCTACGCGGAGCTGTACCGCACCCAGTTCGCGGACCCGGCCACCGACACGGCCGCCTGACCCGGTGTCCCTCTCGCGACGGGACGGAGCGCGGTGTGCGTGGAGCAGGGGTCAGCGGAAGTCCTCGGGGTCGACGTCCGCGAGGAACTCCTTGAACTCCCGCACCTGCTCCGCGGGCGGGGCGTCGCTCCCGTTCGGGAAGAGCTCCGCGGTGGGCTGGCCGACCTCGTCGAGGATCTCGTCCGCCATCCCGATCGGCAGGCTCTCCCGGACCGCGATCGCCAGGGCGTCGCTCGGCTTCACCGGCACCCGCACCCCGCCGGAGATCACCAGATCGGCCGAGAACACGCCGTCGACGAGGGCCGTGACCTCCGCGCCCTCGAGCTTCGCGCCCAGCGCCTCGACCACGGGGACCAGCACGTCCTGGCTCAGCGAGGTCTCGTCGTCGCGGGCGCCGGCGGAGATCACCTCGGCCTGGGCCGGGCGCAGGAAGACCGGGACGCAGCGTTCGCCGTCGGCCTCGCCGAGGATCAGCACCGGCTGCCGGGAACGAGCGTGGACGACGAGCCGCAGCACCCGCATCGCGCGCATGCGCCCAGTCTGGCGGGCCCGGGGCCCGGCACCGGTCTCACAGTGAGACGCCGGGTCGGGCGAACCCCTCAGCCTCGGCCGATGAAGGGCATGGTCGTGGCGGTGATGGTCAGGAACTGCACGTTCGCCTCGAGCGGCAGCCCGGCCATGTACAGCACCGCGTCCGCGACGTACCGGGCGTCGAAGGTGGGCTCCGGGCGTACGCTGCCGTCCGCCTGCCTCGCGCCGGTCGCGATCCCGGCCGTCATCTCCGTGGCGGCGTTGCCGATGTCGATCTGGCCGCAGGCGATGCCGAACGGTCGGCCGTCGAGGGACAAGGACCTGGTCAGACCGGTGATCGCATGCTTCGTCGCGGTGTAGGCGGCGCTTCCGGGCCGTGGGACGTGCGCGGAGATCGAGCCGTTGTTGACGATCCGCCCGCCCTGCGGCTCCTGCGTGCGCATCAGCGCGAACGCCTCCCGGGCGCAGAGGAAGGAGCCGGTGAGGTTCGTGCCTACCGCGGCCAGCCAGTCCTCGACCTCGATCTCGTCCGGGGTGCCGGAGGGGCCGAACGTGCCGGCGTTGTTGACGAGCAGGTCGATCCGGCCCCAGCGCTCGCGGACCGCCGCGAACAGAACGGCCACCGACCCGGGATCGGCGACGTCCGTGGGCACGACGAGCGCGGCCGGCGACCCCGCGGCCGTCTTCTCCAGGGCCTCCCGGCGGCGCCCGGCCAGCGCCACCTCGTACCCGGCGCCGAGCAGCGCCTCGGCGATCACCCGTCCCAGCCCGGACCCGGCTCCGGTCACCACCGCCACTCGAGCGTTCATTCAGCCAGCTTCGCAGCTCAGATCGAGGATGCCGAACGCGAGCCGCGCGGTGAGCAGCGCGTCGAAGTTCCGCACGTCCAACCCGGTCACCTCGGCGACCCGGCCCAGCCGGTACCGCACGGTGTTCTCGTGGACCCCGAGAGCCCGGGCGGCCGCCCTCACCTGGGCCGCCGCGTCCAGGTAGGTCCGCAGCGTCTCGAGCAGGCCGGCCTCGCGCAGCGGGCCGAGCACGTCCTCGGCGAAGCGCCTGGCCTCGTCGACCCGGCCGCTGTTCGCCACCAGCCGCAACGGCCCCAGCTCCTCGACGGCGAGCACGCCGGACTCCCGGCCGAACGCGGCGGCGAGCTCGTCGACCCGGCCCGCCTCGGTATGGGCACGGGGGTGGTCGCCGGGGCCCGTGCAGGTCTCGGAGACGACGACGCGGTGCACGCCCGCGCCGTCGCCGAGCCCGTCCAGCACCGCGGCCGCGACGGCCCGGGAGGCCGCCGGGACCAGCAGGATCACCGCGCCGGGGATCGCGACGGCAGGAGGTTCCGCGCCGAGCACGCGGGACGCGGCGCGCACCACGAGCGACCGGCGGACGGCCGCGGGCAGGGGCGACGCGGGGTCCGGGACCGCGAACCGGAACAGCACGTGCGGCTCGTCGAGCGCGATCCCGCAGGCCAGGGCCCGGCGTACGAGACGGGGGCCGTCGCCTCCGCGCAGCAGGTCCGCCAGCAGGTCGTCCCGCTCGCGGCCGGCAGCCTCGTCGTGCCGCGAGTCCGCGAGCAGCCGCAGCGACAGGACCGCGGCGCCCTGCTCGGCGAGGCAGTCGTCGAGCGGCCCGAGCCGGCCGCCCATCTCGACCACCCCGAGGTAGCCGCTCAGCCGGCCCTCGGCGACCAGCGCGGCGACCAGATGCCGGTGCCCGATCCCGAGCGCGGGCCGGGCCGGGACGGTCGCAGTAGGCCGGTCCGCGTCCAGGGCGGCGAGGGCCTCCCGCACCCCGGCAACGGCCCTGACGTGCGGCGCCAGCGCGGGTGCGCGGTCCAGGCCGAGCCCGGGTGGCGCCGCCCACTCCCGGACCTCCAGGTCCGTGCCGTAGAGCACGACGGGCTTGCCCGCGAGCTCGGCCAGCAGCGTGACGACGGCGGGTGCGTCCGCCCCGCCGAGCGCGGCCCGGACGAGCCGGGAGCGCAGCGCCTCCCGGCGTTCGAGCAGGTCCAGCCGGCGGGTGAGCCGGGCGCCCGCGGCGGCCTGGGCGGCCAGGGTCCCGGCGAAGCGGGCGACGCAGTCCGCGAGGGCGACGTCCGCGTCGTCGAAGGTCCGTCCCCGCCGGTCGACGACCTGCAGCAGGGCGAGCACGTCCTCCCCGGCGGGCACGGGGACGACGAGGCGCGCGGAGCCCGGACGCGCCCGGAACCGGCCGTCGTCGTCGCGCAGGACGACCGTGCACCCCTGCGCGCCCAGCAACCCGGACAGGCGGCCCGCGACGGCGTCGAGGAGGTCGGGGACGGAGGCGCCGGGGACGAGCGCGGCGAGGTCGGACAGCGCCGTGACCACGGCGGCCGGGTCGACCGGGGCACGGGGGCACCGATCGATCGTCGCCAGCACCGACATCGGCACCCTCCTCGGTGAGACCCGTTGACCAGCGGTGACGTGCGCCACTACCGTGACAGCCCTAACGGGCGTTAGGCAAGGGTCCGCAAGGAACTCACCCACACGGAACTCGACGAGGAGAGCCGCATGGACGTCGGTGTACTGCTGGTGTTCCAGAACTGGCACGAGAACCTGAGCGACGCAGACATGTTCCGACAGGAGGCCGAGCTCGGCGTCCAGGCCGAACAGCTGGGATTCGACTCGGTCTGGGCGGCCGAGCACCATTTCGACGACTACTCGATGTGCCCGGACAACCTGCAGCTGATGTCGTATCTGGCAGGTCGGACGAGCCGTATCAAACTGGGCACCGGCGCGGTCATCCTGCCGTGGAACGATCCGCTGCGCGTCGTCGAGAAGGTGACGATGCTGGACATCCTGTCGCAGGGCCGCGTCGTCTTCGGGATGGGCCGGGGCCTCGCGAAGATGGAGTACGAGGGCTTCGGGGTGGACATGAACACCTCGCGGCAGAAGTTCGACGAGGCCGGCGAGATGATCCTGCGCGGGCTGCGGAACGGCTACGTCGAGAACGACGGGCCGATCTACCAGCAGCCCAAGGTCACCGTGCGGCCCGGCGCGGACCCGGGGACGGACTGGGCGGATCGGCTCTACGGCGTCGCGATGTCGCCGGACTCGGTGCCCGCGGTGGCGAAGCTCGGCGCCCGGATGATGACCTTCATGCAGTACCCGGCGGAACAGCACGCGGAGGCGATCAACCGCTACCGCGACATCTACCGCGCCGAGCACGGCAAGGAGCCGGGCCCGGTCCTCACCCAGGACTTCGTCTACTGCCACGAGGACCCGGCCGAGGCGGAGGCGACGGCGCGGGAGTACCTGAGCCGCTACTTCCTCTCCGTGATCAAGCACTACGACTTCGCCGGCGAGCACTGGCGGGACACGAAGGGCTACGAGGCCTACCAGGCCGGCGCGGACATGATCCGCGAGGCCGGCATGGAGGCCGCGGGCGCCGGCTACGCGGACACCCAAATCTGGGGGACGCCGGAGCAGATCGTCGAGAAGTACCGGCACCGCCTGGAGGTCCTGGGCGACCACCAGCCGAACATCGCCCCGTCCTTCGCCGGGCTGCCGTTCGACAAGGTGCGGGCGAGTCTGAAGCTCTTCGGCGAGAAGGTCGTGCCCGAGCTGAAGAAGATGGGAGTGAAGACCGCGGTGCCCGCCTGACCTGGCCCTGTGGGTCCCCGGGACGGTCCTTCCCGGGGGCCCGGGGCGGGCGTGGTTCGATGGCGCCCTCCTCAGTCGTCTCCGCCGGAAGGGACCGTCGATGACGGCAGCCGAGCAGCACCCCGCCGCGCCGCGGACCCGCTCCGGCGCCCGGCGCGCCGAGATCGTCGCGCTGGCCAGTCGCATGTTCCGCGAGCGCGGCTACGACGCCGTCGGCATGCGGGCGATCGCCGAGGCCGCGGACATGCAGGCCGCGTCGCTCTACCACCACTTCCGCAACAAGGAGGAGCTCCTCCTCGAGGCGATCTTCGTCGTCGATCGGGACCTGGTCGTGGACCAGCTCCCGATCCTCGACGGCGCCGGGGACCACCGCGAGCGGCTGGCGAGGCTGGTCCGCGGGCACGTGCTGCACGTCGGCGCCAACCGGGACGCCTGGTGGGTCGCCGGACGGGAAGCTCCGCGCGCTCTCCCCGGAGAAGCTCGACGCCGTGCAGGTCTACCGGCGCCGCTACCAGCACGCGATCGCGGACTTCCTCGCCGCGGGCGTCGCGGCCGGGGAGTTCGCGTGCCCGGACCCGCGACTGACCGCGCTCGCCGTGCTCGACATGCTCAACGGGCTCAACGGGTGGTTCACCCCCGGCGGCCGGCTGGGGATCTCCGAGCTCGCGGACCGGTACGCGGAGCTGGCGGTCCGGCTCGTCACGGCGTAGGCGCCTTCGACGCTCGTGCGCGGAAATCGTCGCCCTGGCGACGATTTCCGCGCACAGGCGCGTCAGCGCACGAAGGCGAGGAGCTCGGAGAGGTAGGTCTCGGCGTCCTCGACGAACGGAGCGTGGCCCACGCCGGGGAACTCGACCAGCCGGGCGTCGCGGAACAGCGGGATCGCGGCCTTCGCGCCGTCGAAGGCCACGAACGCGTCCTCGGTGCCGTGCAACGAGAGGACCGGGCAGCGGATCGTGCCGATCAGATCCCGCTGGTCCAGGGCGATCAGCGAGCGCATGGTCTCCGTGGAGCGCGTCCCGGTCTGCATGAACTGCAGCCAGAACCCCTCGACGACGTCGTCCCCGACCGGCTTGGCGCACACCGCACCGGCGATACCGCGGAACGTCGTCGGGCGGTCCGCCTCGAGGCCGGCGAGGATGCCCTCGACGTCCGCCGCGGTGCCGCCGTGGGGCCAGTCCTCCGTCCGGGTGTACCGCGGGGTGGCGCCGCCGGTGAGGACCAGTCCGCGGAGGTCGTCGCGCAGCTCCGCGGCCGCCGCGGCGACGACCGCGCCACCGAGGGACCAGCCGTTGAGCACGGGCTCGCGGAGGCCGAGGTGCCGGACGAGCGCGACGACGTCCGAGGCGATGGCCTCGATCGAGACGTCGTCGAAGTCCTTGTCCGAGCGGCCGCACGCGCGGTGGTCGATCAGCGCGACCTCGTGACCGGCCTTGAGCAGCGCGGTGAGCGTGGTGTCCCAGCACTGGGTGGTCGCGCCCCAGCCGTGGACCAGCACGACCGGCCGCCCGCCACCGCCCCGGTGGTGCTCGTAGTAGACCTGCTTGCCGTTCTCCACGTCGAGAAAAGCCATCGGTTCTCCTGTGTCGTCGTGACGGGGTGGGATACGGGGCCCGTTCACGCCCCCGAACGGAGGCGGGCACGGACCTCGGGGGCCACCTTGGTGGCCAGGTACTCGATCCGTTCCGAGCCGCTGTCGGTGGACTCGCCGGGCAGCTGCGCCCAGAAGTGCACGTCCTTGACCTGCGGGCGCTCGCGGAACAGGGCGGTCAGCTCGGCGACGGCGGTGCTCGCGTCCCACAGCACGTATGCCCCGGCCTCGAGGATCTGCGCCGGATCCGTGAACTGCGGCGTCTGCTCCGGCGGTCCGAACGCACCCCACGCGATGTACTGGTTGAGCTGGTAGAGCGCGTGCTTGCCGATCCGCGCCCAGACCCGCTCCGGGTCCTCCGCGACGATCGCCCACTGCCCCGCGTAGATCCGTGCGTCCGCGACCGATCCGCCCTGGCGCTCGACGGCGTCGAGGTAGATCTGCTGGTGGGCGTTCTGGGTGGAGAGGAAGCCGTCCGCGATCCGGGCCGCCCGCACGATCGCGGGGTCCGCCATCGCCCCCACCAGCAGCTGCGGCCGCTGCTCGGGCATCGGGGTGACCGTCAGGCCCGCGGGGAGCCGGAACCGCTTGCCCTCGAAGCCGCTGTCGTCACCGGCCCACGCCCGCCGGATGATCTCGACGCCCTCCTCGAGGAGGCTCGGCCGGTTCCGCAGCCGCTGACCGAACGCGTCGAACTCGCGCCGCCAGTAGCCCTGCCCGACACCGAGGTCGAAGCGGCCGCCGGTGAGCAGCGACAACGTCGCCGCGTCCTCGGCGAGCCGGACCGGGTCGTGCAACGGCGAGACGATCAGGTTGGTCCCGATCCGCAGGCTCGACGTCCGCTCGCCGATGGCCGATGCGAGCACGAACGGCGAGGGGCTGTAGCCGTCGTCGCAGAAGTGGTGCTCGGTGAGCCAGACCGACCCGACGCCCTGCTGCTCGGCCCAGCCGATCTGGTCCAGCACCTCGCGGTAGAAGGAGCCGAAGGGGCGGCCGGGGTCGGGGTTGCGGAAGTCGTACCAGAGCCCGAACGTCGGATCGGCCACGCCGCCACCTCCGTGTGCGGGCGGGCCACGCCGCCCGCCGTCCGCACCGAAGGCTGGCCGGGCGGGGCCCGGTTGTCACGCGCCCCGGCTCCGTCGCGTTGTGCACCCTTCCAAAAACGCGCCCTCCGCGGGCGGCGGCCCACCCGGAGGTCGTGGCGTAACGGCGTCACGTGATCACCGATGAACGGGTACTCGCTCCCCGCGAACTCGGAGACCCCATGCCGCCTCGTCCCGGGGCACGCCACGCCGGCGTGCCCGCCCCGTCCTGCTCGACGCCCGGCGGAGCGTGACCGTCACCCGCGAGGAGCACCACCAGGACGTCCTCGCGCAGTACGCGCCGGCGCCGGGCTCGACCCGTCGGATCGTCGCCGACCTCGCGTTCTGCCGGATCGGGGCCGGCAGGTACCGGGGCGAGCGCGGGATCGAGGTGCGGCTCGGCGGGCGTCGGGTCGGCGAGCTGACGCACCGGATGTCCGAACGCTATGCGGGCACGGTCGGGGCAGTGCTCGGGAGCGGGCGGCGGCCGGACTGCGAGGCCCTGGTGAAGCGCGGCGGCCGCGGGTTCGAGGTGGAGCTGTGGCTACCGGACGCGGCGGATCCGGCCCCGACGGCCGGGGCCCCGGTCGAGCCGGTGACGGACCGGTTGCCGCAGGTCCCCGGCCCGCCCGCCCCCTCGACGGCCGTACTCCCTCGGCAAGGCGGCCGCCCCGGCCAGGCCTCGGTACTCGCCGGGTCGGGCCCGGTAGTCGCCGGGTCGGGCCCTGCCGCGCCCGGCGGGAGC is a window of Pseudonocardia sp. T1-2H DNA encoding:
- a CDS encoding LLM class flavin-dependent oxidoreductase, whose product is MADPTFGLWYDFRNPDPGRPFGSFYREVLDQIGWAEQQGVGSVWLTEHHFCDDGYSPSPFVLASAIGERTSSLRIGTNLIVSPLHDPVRLAEDAATLSLLTGGRFDLGVGQGYWRREFDAFGQRLRNRPSLLEEGVEIIRRAWAGDDSGFEGKRFRLPAGLTVTPMPEQRPQLLVGAMADPAIVRAARIADGFLSTQNAHQQIYLDAVERQGGSVADARIYAGQWAIVAEDPERVWARIGKHALYQLNQYIAWGAFGPPEQTPQFTDPAQILEAGAYVLWDASTAVAELTALFRERPQVKDVHFWAQLPGESTDSGSERIEYLATKVAPEVRARLRSGA
- a CDS encoding bifunctional nuclease family protein, with the protein product MRAMRVLRLVVHARSRQPVLILGEADGERCVPVFLRPAQAEVISAGARDDETSLSQDVLVPVVEALGAKLEGAEVTALVDGVFSADLVISGGVRVPVKPSDALAIAVRESLPIGMADEILDEVGQPTAELFPNGSDAPPAEQVREFKEFLADVDPEDFR
- a CDS encoding LLM class flavin-dependent oxidoreductase gives rise to the protein MDVGVLLVFQNWHENLSDADMFRQEAELGVQAEQLGFDSVWAAEHHFDDYSMCPDNLQLMSYLAGRTSRIKLGTGAVILPWNDPLRVVEKVTMLDILSQGRVVFGMGRGLAKMEYEGFGVDMNTSRQKFDEAGEMILRGLRNGYVENDGPIYQQPKVTVRPGADPGTDWADRLYGVAMSPDSVPAVAKLGARMMTFMQYPAEQHAEAINRYRDIYRAEHGKEPGPVLTQDFVYCHEDPAEAEATAREYLSRYFLSVIKHYDFAGEHWRDTKGYEAYQAGADMIREAGMEAAGAGYADTQIWGTPEQIVEKYRHRLEVLGDHQPNIAPSFAGLPFDKVRASLKLFGEKVVPELKKMGVKTAVPA
- a CDS encoding alpha/beta fold hydrolase; the protein is MAFLDVENGKQVYYEHHRGGGGRPVVLVHGWGATTQCWDTTLTALLKAGHEVALIDHRACGRSDKDFDDVSIEAIASDVVALVRHLGLREPVLNGWSLGGAVVAAAAAELRDDLRGLVLTGGATPRYTRTEDWPHGGTAADVEGILAGLEADRPTTFRGIAGAVCAKPVGDDVVEGFWLQFMQTGTRSTETMRSLIALDQRDLIGTIRCPVLSLHGTEDAFVAFDGAKAAIPLFRDARLVEFPGVGHAPFVEDAETYLSELLAFVR
- a CDS encoding SDR family oxidoreductase, producing the protein MNARVAVVTGAGSGLGRVIAEALLGAGYEVALAGRRREALEKTAAGSPAALVVPTDVADPGSVAVLFAAVRERWGRIDLLVNNAGTFGPSGTPDEIEVEDWLAAVGTNLTGSFLCAREAFALMRTQEPQGGRIVNNGSISAHVPRPGSAAYTATKHAITGLTRSLSLDGRPFGIACGQIDIGNAATEMTAGIATGARQADGSVRPEPTFDARYVADAVLYMAGLPLEANVQFLTITATTMPFIGRG
- a CDS encoding helix-turn-helix domain-containing protein, with the protein product MSVLATIDRCPRAPVDPAAVVTALSDLAALVPGASVPDLLDAVAGRLSGLLGAQGCTVVLRDDDGRFRARPGSARLVVPVPAGEDVLALLQVVDRRGRTFDDADVALADCVARFAGTLAAQAAAGARLTRRLDLLERREALRSRLVRAALGGADAPAVVTLLAELAGKPVVLYGTDLEVREWAAPPGLGLDRAPALAPHVRAVAGVREALAALDADRPTATVPARPALGIGHRHLVAALVAEGRLSGYLGVVEMGGRLGPLDDCLAEQGAAVLSLRLLADSRHDEAAGRERDDLLADLLRGGDGPRLVRRALACGIALDEPHVLFRFAVPDPASPLPAAVRRSLVVRAASRVLGAEPPAVAIPGAVILLVPAASRAVAAAVLDGLGDGAGVHRVVVSETCTGPGDHPRAHTEAGRVDELAAAFGRESGVLAVEELGPLRLVANSGRVDEARRFAEDVLGPLREAGLLETLRTYLDAAAQVRAAARALGVHENTVRYRLGRVAEVTGLDVRNFDALLTARLAFGILDLSCEAG